The Arachis ipaensis cultivar K30076 chromosome B07, Araip1.1, whole genome shotgun sequence genome includes a window with the following:
- the LOC107609582 gene encoding cysteine protease XCP2 produces the protein MALHCSLSKTLILTCTLCLIFVPLAHGNDFSIVGYSTEDLRSMDKLIDLFESWMSKHSKIYDSIEEKLLRFEVFKDNLKHIDERNKALSNYWLGLNEFADLTHQEFRNKYLGLKIDHSSATRRDSSQFAYRDVDLPKSVDWRKKGAVTQVKNQGSCGSCWAFSTVAAVEGINQIVTGNLTSLSEQELIDCDTTYNNGCNGGLMDYAFSFIVQNGGLHKEEDYPYIMEEGTCDMRKEESEVVTITGYHDVPQNDEQSLLKALANQPLSVAIEASGRDFQFYSGGVFDGHCGTELDHGVAAVGYGTSKGLDYIVVKNSWGPKWGEKGYIRMRRNIGKPEGICGLYKMASYPTKKK, from the exons ATGGCCTTACATTGTTCCTTGTCAAAAACACTGATCCTGACCTGCACCTTATGCTTAATatttgtgcctttggcacatggCAATGATTTCTCCATTGTAGGGTATTCAACAGAGGACTTGAGGTCCATGGACAAGCTCATTGACCTCTTCGAGTCATGGATGTCGAAACACAGCAAGATCTACGACTCCATCGAGGAGAAGCTCCTTAGGTTCGAGGTTTTCAAGGACAATCTGAAGCACATTGACGAGAGGAACAAGGCTCTCAGCAACTATTGGCTGGGGCTGAATGAGTTTGCTGATTTGACGCACCAAGAATTCAGAAACAAGTACCTTGGTCTCAAGATTGATCACTCCTCTGCAACAAGAAGAGACTCCTCACAATTCGCATACAGAGATGTTGATTTGCCTAAGTCAGTGGATTGGAGAAAGAAAGGTGCTGTCACCCAAGTCAAGAATCAAGGCTCATGCG GTAGCTGCTGGGCGTTTTCCACTGTTGCCGCGGTTGAAGGAATCAACCAGATTGTGACAGGAAATTTGACATCCTTGTCTGAACAAGAGTTGATCGATTGTGACACAACTTATAACAATGGTTGCAATGGTGGTCTCATGGACTATGCATTCTCCTTCATTGTACAAAATGGTGGTCTCCACAAAGAGGAAGACTATCCTTACATCATGGAGGAAGGCACTTGCGACATGAGAAAG GAAGAATCTGAGGTTGTCACCATCACCGGCTACCACGACGTGCCGCAGAACGACGAACAGAGCCTACTGAAGGCACTTGCAAACCAGCCCCTCAGTGTTGCCATAGAAGCTTCAGGAAGAGATTTCCAGTTCTATAGTGGG GGTGTGTTCGATGGACACTGCGGAACGGAACTTGATCATGGTGTGGCTGCTGTTGGATACGGAACATCAAAAGGGTTGGATTATATCGTAGTCAAGAATTCATGGGGACCAAAGTGGGGGGAGAAAGGATACATTAGGATGAGGAGAAACATTGGAAAGCCTGAGGGTATTTGTGGTCTCTACAAGATGGCATCTTATCCCACTAAGAAGAAATAA
- the LOC107607452 gene encoding 3-ketoacyl-CoA synthase 4-like, whose translation MSCNFDSLLCVLSFIILHCPIFSLNPSFSTTAARTAAVRRSQALPSSSGHPCFFLLQESQLLLPRPRRVSSWYSSAPSRSCRRPSGAQSPSSSSGRRRFFQPTTVFRVVFVAWPLSPSQFCPPLLRLLSRKTHLHSSFLPSSSESRSSTKNKTLDFDGQYVLEAMHHIPPTPSMAAAREEAENVMFGALDNLFANTKIKPKDIGVLVVNCSLFNPTPSLSAMIVNKYKLRGNIRSFNLGGMGCSAGVIAIDLAKDMLQVHRNTYAVVVNTENITQNWYFGNKKSMLIPNCLFRVGGSTVLLSNKGSVKRRAKYKLVHVVRTHKGADD comes from the exons ATGTCTTGCAACTTTGATTCTCTTCTTTGTGTTCTCTCTTTCATTATTCTGCACTGTCCAAT CTTCTCCCTAAACCCTAGCTTCTCCACCACCGCCGCAAGGACTGCCGCCGTCCGTCGCTCTCAGGCACTACCATCGTCATCTGGTCATCCGTGCTTCTTCCTCCTTCAAGAATCGCAGCTTCTTCTTCCTCGACCTCGGCGCGTCAGTTCCTGGTATTCATCTGCTCCATCGCGATCCTGCCGCCGTCCGTCGGGCGCTCAGTCACCATCGTCTTCGTCTGGTCGTCGCAGATTCTTCCAACCCACCACCGTCTTCAGAGTTGTGTTCGTTGCCTGGCCTCTGTCTCCATCACAATTCTGCCCCCCTCTTCTCAGACTGCTCAGTAGAAAAACCCATCTCCATTCCAGTTTTCTTCCTTCGAGTTCAGAGAGCAGAAGCTCAACCAAGAACAAAACCTTAGACTTCGACGGTCAGTATGTACTCGAAGCCATGCATCATATCCCTCCAACTCCTTCCATGGCTGCTGCAAGAGAAGAAGCTGAGAATGTTATGTTTGGTGCTTTGGATAATCTCTTTGCTAATACAAAGATTAAGCCTAAGGATATTGGTGTTCTTGTTGTGAATTGCAGTTTATTTAACCCAACTCCTTCACTTTCTGCAATGATTGTGAACAAGTACAAGCTTAGGGGTAACATTAGAAGCTTCAATTTGGGTGGTATGGGTTGTAGTGCAGGAGTTATAGCCATTGATCTTGCTAAGGACATGCTTCAAGTTCATAGGAACACTTATGCTGTTGTTGTTAACACTGAGAACATTACTCAGAATTGGTACTTTGGGAACAAGAAATCTATGCTGATCCCAAATTGTTTGTTCCGCGTTGGTGGTTCTACTGTTTTGTTGTCCAACAAAGGCTCTGTTAAGAGAAGAGCAAAGTACAAGCTTGTTCATGTTGTGAGGACTCATAAGGGTGCTGATGATTGA